From Vulpes vulpes isolate BD-2025 chromosome 7, VulVul3, whole genome shotgun sequence, one genomic window encodes:
- the ANK1 gene encoding ankyrin-1 isoform X15 has translation MWTFITQLLVTLVLLGFFLVSCQNVMHIVKGSLCFVLKHIHQELDKELGESEGVSDDEETISTRVVRRRVFLKGNEFQNIPEEQVTEEQFTDEQGNIVTKKIIRKVVRQIDSSGADDTQEHEEVIAEGPLEDPSEVDADTDSFMKLAQDHTSTPKP, from the exons ATGTGGACTTTCATCACCCAGCTTCTGGTCACCCTGGTGCTCCTGGGCTTCTTTCTGGTCAGCTGTCAGAACGTGATGCACATTGTCAAGGGCTCCCTGTGCTTTGTGCTGAAGCACATCCATCAGGAGCTGGACAAGGAGCTGGGGGAGAGCGAGGGCGTGAGTGACGATGAGGAGACCATCTCCACCAGGGTGGTCCGGCGTCGGGTTTTCCTGAAG GGGAATGAGTTTCAGAATATTCCAGAGGAGCAGGTGACAGAGGAACAATTCACAGATGAGCAGGGCAACATCGTCACCAAGAAG aTCATTCGCAAAGTTGTTCGGCAGATAGACTCGTCCGGTGCCGATGACACCCAGGAGCACGAAGAGGTGATTGCTGAGGGGCCCCTGGAGGACCCCAGTGAGGTGGATGCTGATACTGATTCCTTTATGAAACTCGCCCAG GATCACACCTCGACACCCAAACCCTGA
- the ANK1 gene encoding ankyrin-1 isoform X14: protein MWTFITQLLVTLVLLGFFLVSCQNVMHIVKGSLCFVLKHIHQELDKELGESEGVSDDEETISTRVVRRRVFLKGNEFQNIPEEQVTEEQFTDEQGNIVTKKIIRKVVRQIDSSGADDTQEHEEVIAEGPLEDPSEVDADTDSFMKLAQVELRGSSLQPDLIESRKGAQIVKRASLKRGKQ, encoded by the exons ATGTGGACTTTCATCACCCAGCTTCTGGTCACCCTGGTGCTCCTGGGCTTCTTTCTGGTCAGCTGTCAGAACGTGATGCACATTGTCAAGGGCTCCCTGTGCTTTGTGCTGAAGCACATCCATCAGGAGCTGGACAAGGAGCTGGGGGAGAGCGAGGGCGTGAGTGACGATGAGGAGACCATCTCCACCAGGGTGGTCCGGCGTCGGGTTTTCCTGAAG GGGAATGAGTTTCAGAATATTCCAGAGGAGCAGGTGACAGAGGAACAATTCACAGATGAGCAGGGCAACATCGTCACCAAGAAG aTCATTCGCAAAGTTGTTCGGCAGATAGACTCGTCCGGTGCCGATGACACCCAGGAGCACGAAGAGGTGATTGCTGAGGGGCCCCTGGAGGACCCCAGTGAGGTGGATGCTGATACTGATTCCTTTATGAAACTCGCCCAG GTGGAGCTGAGAGGGAGTAGCCTGCAGCCGGATCTCATAGAGAGCAGGAAGGGGGCTCAAATAGTGAAGCGGGCCAGCCTGAAAAGGGGGAAGCAGTGA
- the ANK1 gene encoding ankyrin-1 isoform X16: MWTFITQLLVTLVLLGFFLVSCQNVMHIVKGSLCFVLKHIHQELDKELGESEGVSDDEETISTRVVRRRVFLKGNEFQNIPEEQVTEEQFTDEQGNIVTKKIIRKVVRQIDSSGADDTQEHEEVELRGSSLQPDLIESRKGAQIVKRASLKRGKQ; the protein is encoded by the exons ATGTGGACTTTCATCACCCAGCTTCTGGTCACCCTGGTGCTCCTGGGCTTCTTTCTGGTCAGCTGTCAGAACGTGATGCACATTGTCAAGGGCTCCCTGTGCTTTGTGCTGAAGCACATCCATCAGGAGCTGGACAAGGAGCTGGGGGAGAGCGAGGGCGTGAGTGACGATGAGGAGACCATCTCCACCAGGGTGGTCCGGCGTCGGGTTTTCCTGAAG GGGAATGAGTTTCAGAATATTCCAGAGGAGCAGGTGACAGAGGAACAATTCACAGATGAGCAGGGCAACATCGTCACCAAGAAG aTCATTCGCAAAGTTGTTCGGCAGATAGACTCGTCCGGTGCCGATGACACCCAGGAGCACGAAGAG GTGGAGCTGAGAGGGAGTAGCCTGCAGCCGGATCTCATAGAGAGCAGGAAGGGGGCTCAAATAGTGAAGCGGGCCAGCCTGAAAAGGGGGAAGCAGTGA